Proteins encoded within one genomic window of Mycolicibacterium aubagnense:
- a CDS encoding acyl-CoA carboxylase subunit epsilon, with product MFQVVKGNPSDEELAALVTVLASASGGGAAEAGDRNDWGHPVSKLRYAYTSWQLVTLVERTFIRR from the coding sequence CTGTTCCAGGTCGTCAAGGGCAACCCGTCCGACGAGGAGCTCGCTGCTCTGGTGACGGTGCTGGCCAGCGCCTCCGGCGGCGGTGCCGCCGAGGCCGGCGACCGCAACGACTGGGGTCACCCGGTCTCCAAGCTGCGGTACGCGTACACCAGCTGGCAGCTGGTAACCCTGGTGGAGCGCACCTTCATTCGTCGCTGA
- a CDS encoding acyl-CoA carboxylase subunit beta, protein MTSVTEPPVDKAIDIHTTAGKLEDLRRRTEETLHPVGEAAVEKVHQKGKLTARERILALLDEGSFVELDALAKHRSTNFGLGDKHPIGDGVVTGYGTIDGREVCIFSQDATVFGGSLGEVYGEKIVKVQELAIKTGRPLIGINDGAGARIQEGVVSLGLYSRIFRNNILASGVIPQISLIMGAAAGGHVYSPALTDFIIMVDQTSQMFITGPDVIKTVTGEEVTMEELGGAHTHEAKSGTVHYVATGEQDALDYVRDLLSYLPPNNYAEPPRFPAPPHPGAIEDNLTAEDLELDTLIPDSPNQPYDMHEVISRILDDDEFLEIQQGYAQNIVIGFGRVDGRPVGIVANQPTQFAGCLDINASEKAARFIRTCDAFNIPIIMLVDVPGFLPGTEQEYNGIIRRGAKLLYAYGEATVAKITVITRKAYGGAYCVMGSKDMGCDVNLAWPTAQIAVMGASGAVGFVYRSELKAAEANGDDVDALRLQLQQEYEDTLVNPYVAAERGYVDAVIPPSHTRGYIANSLRLLERKIVQTPPKKHGNIPL, encoded by the coding sequence ATGACGAGCGTGACCGAGCCACCGGTGGACAAGGCGATCGACATCCACACCACCGCGGGCAAGCTGGAAGACCTGCGTAGGCGTACCGAAGAGACCCTGCACCCCGTCGGCGAGGCCGCCGTGGAGAAGGTCCACCAGAAGGGCAAGCTCACCGCTCGCGAGCGCATCCTGGCCCTGCTGGACGAGGGGTCGTTCGTCGAGCTGGACGCGCTGGCCAAGCACCGCAGCACCAACTTCGGACTGGGTGACAAGCACCCGATCGGCGACGGTGTCGTGACGGGCTACGGCACCATCGACGGCCGCGAGGTCTGCATCTTCAGCCAGGACGCCACCGTCTTCGGCGGCAGCCTCGGCGAGGTCTACGGCGAGAAGATCGTCAAGGTCCAGGAGCTGGCCATCAAGACCGGCCGCCCACTGATCGGCATCAACGACGGCGCCGGCGCCCGCATCCAGGAGGGTGTGGTCTCGCTCGGTCTGTACAGCCGCATCTTCCGCAACAACATCCTGGCCTCGGGTGTCATCCCCCAGATTTCGCTGATCATGGGTGCCGCGGCCGGTGGCCACGTGTACTCCCCCGCACTCACCGACTTCATCATCATGGTCGATCAGACCAGCCAGATGTTCATCACCGGCCCGGACGTCATCAAGACCGTCACCGGCGAAGAGGTCACCATGGAGGAGCTGGGCGGCGCCCACACCCATGAGGCCAAGTCCGGCACCGTGCACTACGTCGCCACCGGCGAGCAGGACGCCCTGGACTACGTCCGTGACCTGCTGAGCTACCTGCCCCCGAACAACTACGCCGAGCCGCCGCGCTTCCCCGCGCCGCCGCACCCGGGTGCCATCGAGGACAACCTCACGGCCGAGGACCTCGAGCTCGACACCCTGATCCCGGATTCGCCGAACCAGCCGTACGACATGCACGAGGTCATCTCGCGCATCCTCGACGACGACGAGTTCCTCGAGATCCAGCAGGGCTACGCGCAGAACATCGTCATCGGCTTCGGGCGGGTGGACGGTCGCCCCGTAGGTATTGTGGCCAACCAGCCGACCCAGTTCGCCGGGTGCCTGGACATCAACGCCTCGGAGAAGGCCGCGCGGTTCATCCGCACCTGCGACGCCTTCAACATCCCGATCATCATGCTGGTGGACGTCCCGGGTTTCCTGCCGGGCACCGAGCAGGAATACAACGGCATCATCCGCCGCGGCGCCAAGCTGCTGTACGCCTACGGTGAGGCCACGGTCGCCAAGATCACCGTCATCACGCGTAAGGCCTACGGCGGCGCGTACTGCGTCATGGGTTCCAAGGACATGGGTTGCGACGTCAACCTGGCGTGGCCGACGGCCCAGATCGCCGTCATGGGCGCCTCCGGCGCGGTCGGCTTCGTCTACCGCTCCGAGCTCAAGGCCGCCGAGGCCAACGGCGACGATGTCGACGCCCTTCGCCTGCAGCTGCAGCAGGAGTACGAGGACACCCTGGTGAACCCGTACGTCGCCGCCGAGCGTGGCTACGTCGACGCCGTCATCCCGCCGTCGCACACCCGCGGCTACATCGCCAACTCGCTGCGTCTGCTGGAGCGCAAGATCGTCCAGACGCCGCCGAAGAAGCACGGGAACATCCCGCTGTGA
- a CDS encoding Maf family protein — translation MRLVLGSASSGRLSVLRKAGVEPVVLVSDVDEDAIIASLGDAGPGDVVRALSTAKAQRVAESLDPSLSSDCLVIGCDSMLEFDGRLTGKPGSPDVARRQWNSMAGRSATLHTGHCVLRLNDGGVTAAVTELGSTTVHFGEPSPVDLDAYLDTGEPLWVAGAFTLDGLGSWFIDGIDGDPSNVIGLSLPLLRRMLARLGVSVAELWAANRPGPDAPAL, via the coding sequence ATGAGGCTCGTTCTCGGCTCGGCCTCTTCGGGCCGGCTCAGCGTGCTGCGCAAGGCCGGGGTCGAACCGGTCGTGCTGGTATCCGACGTCGACGAGGACGCGATCATCGCGTCTCTCGGCGACGCCGGCCCCGGTGACGTCGTGCGCGCCTTGTCGACGGCCAAGGCCCAGCGGGTCGCCGAATCACTCGATCCGAGCCTGTCGTCGGACTGCCTTGTGATCGGCTGTGATTCGATGCTCGAGTTCGACGGCCGGCTGACCGGTAAACCCGGCTCCCCCGATGTCGCCCGGCGACAATGGAATTCGATGGCCGGCCGCAGCGCCACCCTGCACACCGGCCACTGTGTGTTGCGTCTGAACGACGGCGGCGTCACCGCCGCGGTCACCGAACTCGGTTCCACCACAGTGCATTTCGGCGAGCCGAGCCCGGTAGACCTGGACGCCTACCTGGATACCGGCGAACCCCTGTGGGTGGCCGGCGCGTTCACCCTCGACGGCCTGGGCAGCTGGTTCATCGACGGCATCGATGGCGACCCGTCCAACGTGATCGGGCTGAGCCTGCCGCTGCTGCGCCGGATGCTGGCCCGGCTCGGGGTGTCCGTCGCTGAGTTGTGGGCCGCGAACCGGCCCGGACCGGACGCTCCCGCGCTCTGA